The following nucleotide sequence is from Burkholderia gladioli.
CTGCTCGCGAAACCCGGGCAAATCGACCACGCCATCGCCCATCATGCCGCGATCGAGCAGGAGATCGCGCGTATCGTGGAGCCAGTCCGAGACGTGATAAGCCAAAATCCGCCGAGCCGCCCCGGCCCGGGCGATCGATTCGCGCAGGCTCGGATCCCACCAGCAATGGTAGATGTCGATCGCCAGGCCGAGATGGCCGTCGTTGTCGGCATCGATCGCCTCGCACATCGCCAGGCCCTGCGCGATGGTGTTGACCACCGAACGATTGGCCGCGTACATCGGATGCAGCGGCTCGATCGCGATGCGCACGCCGAACTGCCTGGCGGTGTCCAATAGCATCGCGATGCCGTCCTGAACCTGCTGCCGGGCGCCGTCGAGGTCCCGATGGCCGGGCGGGATGCCGCCCACCACCATCACGAAGCATGCCGCCCCGAGTTCGGCCGCATCCGCCAGCGCGCGTCGATTCGAATCGATGTTCGCGGCGCGCTGCGCCGCCGTTGCCGCCGGGAAGTAGGTCGACCGGCAATAGCCCGACACACTCAGGCCCAGGCTCCGGATCTGCCTGGCGATGGCCCGGACGTCGGCGGATTCGACCTCCTGCCGCCACGGCGCCAGGCCGCCGAACCCTGCTCGCGCGATCCGATCGATCGTCAGGCCGAGCGGTTCACGATGGCCGAGCGTCGCGGTATTGATCGCGCAACGCGCCAGCTTTCCTTTCAGTGCATTCATGTCGATACCAACTCGGCTCGTCC
It contains:
- a CDS encoding sugar phosphate isomerase/epimerase family protein — translated: MNALKGKLARCAINTATLGHREPLGLTIDRIARAGFGGLAPWRQEVESADVRAIARQIRSLGLSVSGYCRSTYFPAATAAQRAANIDSNRRALADAAELGAACFVMVVGGIPPGHRDLDGARQQVQDGIAMLLDTARQFGVRIAIEPLHPMYAANRSVVNTIAQGLAMCEAIDADNDGHLGLAIDIYHCWWDPSLRESIARAGAARRILAYHVSDWLHDTRDLLLDRGMMGDGVVDLPGFREQVEKAGYAGMVEVEIFSRDHWWKQDPARVLEVCAARLETCC